From Montipora foliosa isolate CH-2021 chromosome 6, ASM3666993v2, whole genome shotgun sequence, a single genomic window includes:
- the LOC138007213 gene encoding cilia- and flagella-associated protein 90-like, producing MAATSDETTVSSYPSEQSVKEALDMLKPPGILSKAYNQFQLKRYQREDAIRKNHLVTNGGQNVADTWKVERPKSLDLTQDTSYFLAKTMHSKPSTYDRINHVVEGYNQKLHRDDREHAKSRGLQVNSEEVRVSVPSLSSSQYGHPRLTPLEFTDRKHVRVEICKKDFLRLGGTNIGNTN from the exons ATGGCGGCAACCTCAGATGAAACAACTGTTTCCAGTTATCCATCAGAACAATCTGTAAAAGAAGCCCTGGACATGCTAAAGCCCCCTGGCATTTTATCAAAG GCTTATAACCAGTTTCAGCTCAAGAGATATCAG CGTGAAGATGCCATCAGAAAGAATCACCTTGTAACAAATGGTGGACAAAATGTTGCTGATACATGGAAAGTGGAAAGACCAAAATCATTAGATCTTACTCAAGATACCAGCTACTTTCTGGCAAAAACTATG CATTCAAAGCCATCCACATACGATCGAATAAATCATGTTGTCGAAGGATACAATCAAAAACTTCATCGAGATGACAGAGAACACGCCAAATCTCGAGGTCTTCAAGTAAATAGTGAA GAGGTTAGAGTCTCAGTTCCCTCTTTATCCTCGTCGCAGTATGGCCATCCACGGCTCACGCCGCTGGAGTTCACAGACCGGAAACACGTCAGAGTGGAAATATGCAAGAAAGACTTCCTCAGACTAGGAGGGACAAACATAGGGAATACAAACTAA
- the LOC138007214 gene encoding uncharacterized protein translates to MVNVPKQRRTYCKAKKCRKHTLHRVTQYKTGKASLYAQGKRRYDRKQSGYGGQTKPVFRKKAKTTKKIVLRLECTDCKYRKQVALKRCKHFELGGDKKRKGQMIQF, encoded by the exons ATG GTTAACGTACCAAAACAGCGCCGCACTTATTGCAAGGCCAAGAAATGCCGGAAACACACACTACATAGAGTCACTCAGTATAAAACGGGAAAGGCCAGTCTTTACGCCCAGG GGAAACGCCGCTACGATCGTAAACAGTCCGGTTACGGAGGTCAGACGAAGCCCGTTTTTCGCAAAAAG gcaaaaacaacaaagaaaattgtCCTTCGTCTGGAATGCACAGATTGCAAATACAGGAAACAAGTTGCTCTCAAAAGATGCAAGCATTTTGAGCTGGGTGGAGACAAGAAGAGAAAG gGGCAGATGATCCAGTTCTAA